Sequence from the Rhodothermales bacterium genome:
CATGTAGTTGCGGATGTAGTGGTAGCGGGACTCGCGGACCGAGCGCATGCGGTTGAGCGTTTCGTCGACCCGGTCGCGGGCGCTGAAGGCATAGGTGCGGGGAGGGTCCGGCCGATCGCCCAGGAACACCCGGCTCTGCATGTTCATCGGTCGCTCGATGCCGGCCATCCAGAGCGTCGTCGCCGTGAGGTCCAGCACGCTGATCACATCGTCGATGACGCCGCCAGGGGTGTATTGGGGCGGAGGAGCAAGCGCCGGCGGATAATAGACGATCATCGGGACGTGGATGCCGGTATCGTACAGCCAGTGGATGCCGCGGGGCTCCATCCGGCCGTTGTCGCCAAAAAATACAATGATGGTGTTATCGGCCAGCCCTTCCTGGCGGAGCCGGTCCAGGATCCACCCGATCCGCACGTCCATCCCCGATACCGAGTTCAGATACCGCGCCCATTCCTCCCGGACAACCGGGTGATCCGGGTAATACGGTGGCGGCGTGACGTTCTCCGGTGTGGCTATGCGGGGGTGTTGATCTTCCCCATACCATTTCACCCGCTCGTGCTTGTAGGATTGCCGGTCGTAGATATCGTATTCGCTCTCCGGCATGTTGATCTGCGCGAAGAAGGGCTCGTTGGCCTTGAGGTCGTTCCATTCGTTCGACTGGTAGATCGGCCCCTCGTTCACGAAGTTGAGGTCCAGCTTGGCTGTTCCCACCTCCAGCGAATCGATATACTTGATGTTGGCCGTGAAGTAGCCGGCGTCCTGGAGGCGGTGGGTGAGTGGGCGGACACCCTCGGGCAGACGATAGTCGTCCGTTCGATGCGACCGCATGTTGTGCGTGTCGGTGGTTGTCTGATACATCCCCGTCATAAACGCCGAGCGGCTCGGGGCGCACACAGGCGAGGTCGAGAAAACCCGTGTGTAGCGGATTCCGAGGCGGGCGAGGGAGTCCAGGTGGGGCGTGTGAACCTGTCGAGCGCCGTAGATGCCCAGGTCCAACTTCATGTTCTCGCCGACGAGCCACAGGATATTAGGCCGGACTGAGGCGGATTGCGATTCCACATCCGCCTCTGACTCGGGCGCGGGGGATTCGCAGCCGAGGAGCGCGAGCAGCAGCCCGTAGCAGGCGAGGCGTGACGTCATGGGGGGGTTTCCTGGGGGTTAACGAAGGACGGCGGCAACCATGTCGTCGATGCGGGTGAACTTTACACGCGGCCGGCCCAGTGCTTCGCCGGCCGCCGTCTCCAGAGCGTCGAGCTTGAGCCAGTCGGCGTACGTGAAAACCTCCGACTGCCGGCTTCGGACAAAGGCCTCAGCCTCCGCGGCTGTGGAGTGGGCGGGATGAAGATGTTCGCCGCGCGCGGCATCCTCCATCATCCGATCCACGGTATCGACGGCGCAGGCTTTGTTGGTGCCGATGACGCCGCTGGGGCCGCGTTTTATCCATCCAGCCACGTATTCGCCCGTCACGGGCTGGCCGGAAGTTGGATCGACGACGCGACTGTTGGTATTGTTGATGAGGCCGGCGCGTGCGTTGAACGGGATCCCCGGTAGGGGGACGCCAAGGTAACCGACGGAGCGGAAGATGAGCCCGACGGGCATTTCTTCAATGACGCCGGTGCCCACCGGGCGGACACCTCCGCGGCCGTCGTCTGACAGCGAGTTTTTCTCCAACCGGAGGGCGCGTACGGTTCCGTGTTCATCGCCTACGATTTCGGTGGGGGATACCAGAAAGCGGATGATGAGTTTTTTGGCTCGGGTGAGGGGGCGCTCGACGGCCATTTCCTGGAGGATTTCGATCTTCCGGTCGATGGCCCGGTCCGGATTTCGTTCCAGCATGGCCTGGCTGAGTGGGTCGAGGGCGACTTCTGCCGGGAGGGTGATTGCGTCGGCGTCTTCCATTTCGCCGAGTTCCTTGATTTCCGGGTTGGTGAACGCGGCCTGGGCGGGTCCGCGCCGGCCGAGCATGACCACTTCGCGGACCTTGCTGTGTCGAAGCGCTTCCAGGGCATAGTCGGCCATGTCCGTCCGGGCGAGTTCCTCCGGGGTGCGGCAGAGGATACGGGCGACATCGACGGCCACGTTGCCGACGCCGACGACGGCGACGCGCTCCTGGGAGAGGTCGAACGACAGGTCCCGGAAGTCGGGATGGCCATTATACCAGGCGACGAACTCGGTCGCCGAGTGGCTGCCGGCGAGGGCTTCTCCCGGAATACCCAGGGTGCGATCGGTCTGGGCGCCCGTCGTGTAGCAGATCAGGTGGTAGAACTGGTGGAGGTCCTCGACGGACAGGTGTCGGCCGAGCTCTACGTTGCCAAAGAATCGGAAGCGGGGGTCTTGGGCCGTTTTGTCGTACTGGCGCACGACCGTTTTAATCTTCTGGTGGTCCGGAGCGACACCCCCGCGCACGAGTCCATAAGGGGTGGGGAGGCGATCGAAAAGGTCCACTTCAACGGAGGGATTCTTGAGGAGGTGGGCCGCGGCGTAAAAACCGGAGGGGCCGGCGCCAACGATGGCTACGCGAAAGGGTTGGTCGGGTGATCCTGCTGCCATAGGAGTACGAACGAAGGCGGGGAACGAATAGGTCGCCGCAAGCTAACGGGCGACTGGCACTTTGTAAAGAGTGCAACGTGCAATGTGAAAAATGCAACGTGCAACGTGCAAAGGGCAACATGCAACGTGCAACATGCGCCGTGAGCTATCCCTTTTCATTTTGCATTGTTCACTTTGCATTTATTCGTGGCTCCGCCTCATCCCGCCTGCGGATCGGCGCGTCTCGGGAGGGTGATAGTGAAGCGTGCGCCCTGGCCCGGGGAGGAGATACAGGAGATCGTACCTTCGTGGTCGTCCACGATTTTCTTGACAATAGCGAGGCCGAGGCCGGTGCCGCCTTTTTTTCCGGCGGTGGCGAAGGGGGTGAAGAGGCGGCCGAGGAGAGACTCGGGTATGCCTGGGCCGGTGTCGCCGAGATCGAGGTAGATGGCATCCGGGTCCGCGGAGGTGCGGATGCTGAAACGTCCGCCTTCCGGCATGGCGTCGGCGGCATTCCGCGCCAGGTTATGGATGACGCGCATCATCTTATGCTCGTCGAAATAGGCGATGCCGGTGTAATCCGCCTGGAGGGTGATTTCGATCCCTTTGCCGGCGAGTTCATGGCGTAGATGGGCGGTGACTTCGTCCAGGAAGCGGGCGAGGAAGACCTTTCGGATGAGGAGCTGGCTCTCGCCGCGCGCGAAGGCCAGCACCTCGCGGGTCATTCCGTTCATGAGGTCGAACTGCCGTTTGATCAACTCCGTATACTCGCGACGCTTGTCGGCGTCCGCCAGTTCAGTCATCATCTCCGCATACCAGGAGACAATGGTCATCGGCGTCTTGAGGTCGTGCATGACGCCGGCCATCATCTGGCCGATGGTGGCGAGCCGGTTCTCGTTTTCGCGGTCCATCTTGGCGCGTGCGAGTTGGATCGCGCGGGACGCCTGGCCGGCGATGAGTTGCAGTAGGCG
This genomic interval carries:
- a CDS encoding sulfatase, with the protein product MTSRLACYGLLLALLGCESPAPESEADVESQSASVRPNILWLVGENMKLDLGIYGARQVHTPHLDSLARLGIRYTRVFSTSPVCAPSRSAFMTGMYQTTTDTHNMRSHRTDDYRLPEGVRPLTHRLQDAGYFTANIKYIDSLEVGTAKLDLNFVNEGPIYQSNEWNDLKANEPFFAQINMPESEYDIYDRQSYKHERVKWYGEDQHPRIATPENVTPPPYYPDHPVVREEWARYLNSVSGMDVRIGWILDRLRQEGLADNTIIVFFGDNGRMEPRGIHWLYDTGIHVPMIVYYPPALAPPPQYTPGGVIDDVISVLDLTATTLWMAGIERPMNMQSRVFLGDRPDPPRTYAFSARDRVDETLNRMRSVRESRYHYIRNYMPEMGFASLNRYKEKCFIIQPIMREMLAAGTLTGPALDLMKPLPYEQLFDTEADPHEIGNLATSTHPEHQAALSRLRGALDTWIAETGDRGEWPEPDSIIAPFEQEMHDWFGTPAWAE
- a CDS encoding FAD-dependent oxidoreductase, whose product is MAAGSPDQPFRVAIVGAGPSGFYAAAHLLKNPSVEVDLFDRLPTPYGLVRGGVAPDHQKIKTVVRQYDKTAQDPRFRFFGNVELGRHLSVEDLHQFYHLICYTTGAQTDRTLGIPGEALAGSHSATEFVAWYNGHPDFRDLSFDLSQERVAVVGVGNVAVDVARILCRTPEELARTDMADYALEALRHSKVREVVMLGRRGPAQAAFTNPEIKELGEMEDADAITLPAEVALDPLSQAMLERNPDRAIDRKIEILQEMAVERPLTRAKKLIIRFLVSPTEIVGDEHGTVRALRLEKNSLSDDGRGGVRPVGTGVIEEMPVGLIFRSVGYLGVPLPGIPFNARAGLINNTNSRVVDPTSGQPVTGEYVAGWIKRGPSGVIGTNKACAVDTVDRMMEDAARGEHLHPAHSTAAEAEAFVRSRQSEVFTYADWLKLDALETAAGEALGRPRVKFTRIDDMVAAVLR